The DNA segment GGGCCTTATCGATGCCGATGTAAAATCGGAGGACACCAATTTAAGCGAGAAACCCAAGTACAGTGAATCGAAGCCGGGGAGTGCCGAGCTTATTGATAGGGCTTATGAAAATGCGCCTCCCATGATACCGCATACCGTAAATGGTTTTTTGCCCATCAAACTTGATAACAACATCTGCCTGACCTGTCACTTGCCCGATAAAGCCGAAGAATCAGGGGCTGTTCCTATTTCAAGCACGCACTTTGCCAACTGGCGGCCACAACCGGTTTTGGAAGATGGGGTGTATAAAACGCCAGCCAGCGATTCGTTGACGGTTCAAAATATGGACAGATTAAACAACCAGTATTTTAACTGTAACCAGTGCCACGTACCGCAGGCCACTGTCAGCGTTGATATCGAAAACCTGTTTACACCGGAATTCAGGCAGGAGTTTGGGCTGGAGAAATCGAATTTAGAAGATCAAGTGAAAGAAGGGATTAATTAAGTATGAATATATCAGGTGCCATAGTAAAAGTAAAACCCGGTTCGGATACTGCCGTGTTAAATGCCTTGAAAGGGGTAGAGGGATGCGAAATCCATCTTAACCAAAGCAGTAGGATTATCGTAACCCTCGAAGCAGCGGATGTGAGCGGCGAGATAGCCTTGGTAAAAACCATTGAGCAAATCCGTGATGTTGTTGCCGTTGAAATGGTTTACGCTTATAGCGAGGACGAGCTGGAGCAAGAACGCGACAAACTCGACCTGGCCGATGATACGCCCCAATGGCTTAACAATGAGAGTATGGATGCCAGAGAAATTAAATACGGGGGAGATTTAAAAAAAAAGATATAGATTTATCCCCGGAGAGCAACTATTATTTAGAGTTATATGTTTAGAGTTTAGAGTTCAGAGTCTAGGGCTTAGCGTTTATCCGTCAGTAGCCGGACAAGGGGTTTAGAGTTCAGAGTTACTGATTACTGATTACCGATTACTGTTTACTGATTACTGAAAACTGACACTGACTACTAAAAACTGAACACTGATTGCTAATTTTCTTCGAGTTCCGTTCCTAAATCAAAGGACAAGGAATGGCAA comes from the Saccharicrinis carchari genome and includes:
- a CDS encoding nitrate reductase cytochrome c-type subunit, which gives rise to MKKNILILTTISLFVLGSCTNNRGGKEYIDENKLGLIDADVKSEDTNLSEKPKYSESKPGSAELIDRAYENAPPMIPHTVNGFLPIKLDNNICLTCHLPDKAEESGAVPISSTHFANWRPQPVLEDGVYKTPASDSLTVQNMDRLNNQYFNCNQCHVPQATVSVDIENLFTPEFRQEFGLEKSNLEDQVKEGIN
- a CDS encoding chaperone NapD, whose protein sequence is MNISGAIVKVKPGSDTAVLNALKGVEGCEIHLNQSSRIIVTLEAADVSGEIALVKTIEQIRDVVAVEMVYAYSEDELEQERDKLDLADDTPQWLNNESMDAREIKYGGDLKKKI